Proteins encoded by one window of Rutidosis leptorrhynchoides isolate AG116_Rl617_1_P2 chromosome 7, CSIRO_AGI_Rlap_v1, whole genome shotgun sequence:
- the LOC139859272 gene encoding F-box/FBD/LRR-repeat protein At1g13570-like: MNLCFKMNAQRLLLDGTITTLPSDIIENIMWRLPIEEVVRTSILSKEWRYNWTKIPKVVFTEEMFDESMDENQLPVIEQGLEEPKSERKKMSRRCKLFYAINKFLLLHHRPIVDFTISMSSSDSNVDSVEIDQILLHLSRKNTVKKIHLSFGCGSFNQQNRTSFLEGQDDGLLLFYKLPLCIFSFHHLYLSGCAIFKPQTLNRFGSLTTLLLENVVINDKALVHILSNNPLLKNLTMLKGANGFVYCKKDDHATTLVELFQFLPVIEHLVLCVRGIQVNL, encoded by the exons ATGAATTTGTGTTTCAAGATGAATGCTCAACGTTTATTGTTAGATGGAACGATCACAACCCTTCCTTCAGACATAATTGAAAACATTATGTGGCGTCTACCAATTGAAGAGGTAGTAAGGACAAGTATCCTCTCTAAGGAATGGAGGTACAATTGGACCAAAATTCCTAAAGTTGTGTTTACTGAGGAGATGTTTGATGAATCAATGGATGAAAATCAGCTGCCCGTTATCGAGCAAGGACTTGAAGAACCAAAAAGTGAAAGGAAAAAGATGAGTAGGAGATGTAAACTTTTCTATGCTATAAACAAATTCCTGTTACTACACCACAGGCCAATAGTTGACTTCACCATATCCATGAGTTCATCTGACTCGAATGTTGACTCTGTGGAAATCGACCAAATATTACTTCATTTGTCGAGAAAGAATACGGTCAAGAAAATTCATTTGAGTTTTGGTTGTGGTAGTTTTAATCAACAAAATAGAACTTCATTTCTCGAGGGACAAGACGATGGATTATTGCTTTTTTATAAGCTACCCTTATGCATTTTCTCGTTTCATCACCTATATCTTTCTGGTTGTGCTATTTTTAAACCACAAACATTAAACAGATTTGGTAGCCTTACAACCTTATTGTTGGAGAATGTTGTCATTAATGATAAAGCACTTGTGCACATCTTATCCAATAATCCACTACTAAAAAACTTAACAATG CTTAAAGGAGCCAATGGTTTTGTGTATTGTAAAAAGGATGACCATGCCACCACCCTCGTTGAGCTATTTCAGTTCTTACCTGTAATCGAACATCTTGTTCTTTGTGTTCGGGGCATTCAGGTAAATTTATAA